The following proteins are co-located in the Escherichia fergusonii ATCC 35469 genome:
- the caiT gene encoding L-carnitine/gamma-butyrobetaine antiporter translates to MTKEKKKTGIEPKVFFPPLIIVGILCWLTVRDLDAANVVINAVFSYVTNVWGWAFEWYMVVMLFGWFWLVFGPYAKKRLGNEPPEFSTASWIFMMFASCTSAAVLFWGSIEIYYYISTPPFALEPNSTGAKELGLAYSLFHWGPLPWATYSFLSVAFAYFFFVRKMDVIRPSSTLVPLVGEKHAKGLFGTIVDNFYLVALIFAMGTSLGLATPLVTECMQWLFGIPHTLQLDAIIITCWIILNAICVACGLQKGVKIASDVRSYLSFLMLGWVFIVSGASFIMNYFTDSVGMLLMYLPRMLFYTDAVGKGGFPQGWTVFYWAWWVIYAIQMSIFLARISRGRTVRELCFGMVMGLTASTWILWTVLGSNTLLLMDKNIINIPNLIEQYGVARAIIETWAALPLSTATMWGFFILCFIATVTLINACSYTLAMSTCREVRDGEEPPLLVRIGWSILVGIIGIVLLALGGLKPIQTAIIAGGCPLFFVNIMVTLSFIKDAKQNWKD, encoded by the coding sequence ATGACAAAAGAAAAGAAAAAAACGGGAATAGAACCGAAGGTGTTCTTTCCGCCATTAATAATCGTTGGCATACTTTGTTGGCTTACAGTCAGAGATCTGGATGCGGCGAATGTCGTTATTAATGCTGTATTCAGTTACGTCACCAATGTATGGGGATGGGCATTTGAATGGTATATGGTGGTAATGCTTTTCGGCTGGTTCTGGCTGGTATTCGGCCCGTATGCCAAAAAGCGTTTAGGTAACGAACCGCCCGAGTTCAGTACCGCCAGTTGGATCTTTATGATGTTCGCCTCCTGTACCTCTGCCGCAGTACTGTTCTGGGGGTCAATTGAGATCTACTACTACATCTCCACGCCACCATTTGCTTTAGAGCCAAACTCCACTGGCGCGAAAGAGTTGGGGCTGGCCTACAGTTTGTTCCACTGGGGACCTCTACCGTGGGCCACTTACAGCTTCCTTTCCGTCGCCTTCGCGTACTTCTTCTTTGTCCGCAAAATGGATGTGATTCGCCCCAGCTCCACTCTGGTGCCGCTGGTGGGTGAAAAACATGCCAAAGGCTTGTTTGGCACTATCGTCGATAACTTCTATCTGGTAGCACTGATCTTCGCAATGGGCACCAGTCTGGGTCTTGCCACGCCGCTGGTAACCGAGTGTATGCAGTGGTTGTTTGGTATTCCGCATACCCTGCAACTGGACGCCATTATCATTACCTGCTGGATCATCCTCAACGCTATCTGCGTGGCCTGTGGTCTGCAAAAAGGGGTAAAAATCGCCAGCGATGTGCGCAGCTATCTGAGTTTCCTGATGCTCGGCTGGGTATTTATCGTCAGCGGCGCCAGCTTCATCATGAACTACTTCACCGACTCGGTGGGGATGTTGCTGATGTATCTGCCGCGCATGTTGTTCTATACCGATGCCGTTGGCAAAGGCGGCTTCCCGCAGGGCTGGACCGTATTCTACTGGGCATGGTGGGTAATTTACGCTATCCAGATGAGTATCTTCCTTGCCCGCATCTCCCGTGGTCGTACCGTGCGTGAACTGTGCTTCGGTATGGTGATGGGGCTGACAGCATCCACCTGGATCCTGTGGACTGTACTCGGCAGTAACACTCTGCTGTTGATGGATAAAAACATCATCAACATTCCAAATCTGATCGAACAGTACGGTGTCGCGCGCGCCATCATCGAAACCTGGGCCGCTCTGCCGCTCAGCACTGCCACCATGTGGGGCTTCTTCATTCTCTGCTTTATTGCCACCGTTACCCTGATTAATGCCTGCTCTTACACCCTGGCGATGTCCACCTGCCGCGAAGTGCGCGACGGCGAAGAACCACCGCTGCTGGTGCGTATCGGCTGGTCAATTCTGGTCGGCATTATCGGCATCGTTCTGTTGGCGCTCGGCGGCCTGAAACCGATTCAAACCGCCATTATCGCCGGAGGATGCCCGCTGTTCTTCGTCAATATTATGGTGACGCTCTCCTTTATAAAAGACGCGAAACAGAACTGGAAAGATTAA
- a CDS encoding electron transfer flavoprotein: MKIITCYKCVPDEQDIAVNNADGSLDFSKADAKISQYDLNAIEAACQLKQQAAEAQVTALSVGGKALTNAKGRKDVLSRGPDELIVVIDDQFEQALPQQTATALAAAAQKAGFDLILCGDGSSDLYAQQVGLLVGEILDIPVVNGVSKIISLTTDTLTVERELEDETETLSIPLPAVVAVSTDINSPQIPSMKAILGAAKKPVQVWSAADIGFNAVEAWSEQQVAAPKQRERQRIVIEGDGEEQIAAFAENLRKVI, from the coding sequence ATGAAGATTATTACTTGCTATAAGTGCGTGCCTGATGAACAGGATATTGCGGTCAATAATGCTGATGGTTCATTAGACTTCAGTAAAGCCGATGCCAAAATAAGCCAATACGATCTCAACGCTATTGAAGCGGCTTGTCAGTTAAAACAGCAGGCGGCAGAAGCGCAGGTGACGGCCTTAAGTGTGGGCGGTAAAGCCCTGACCAACGCCAAAGGGCGTAAAGATGTGCTATCACGCGGTCCGGATGAACTGATTGTGGTGATTGATGACCAGTTCGAGCAGGCACTGCCGCAACAAACGGCGACTGCACTGGCTGCAGCCGCCCAGAAAGCAGGGTTTGATCTGATCCTCTGCGGCGATGGTTCTTCCGACCTTTATGCCCAACAGGTTGGTTTGCTGGTGGGCGAAATCCTCGATATTCCAGTCGTTAACGGTGTCAGCAAAATTATTTCCCTGACGACAGATACCCTCACCGTTGAACGCGAACTGGAAGATGAAACAGAAACGTTAAGCATTCCGTTGCCTGCGGTTGTTGCTGTTTCCACTGATATCAACTCCCCACAAATTCCTTCGATGAAAGCCATTCTCGGCGCGGCGAAAAAGCCAGTCCAGGTATGGTCGGCGGCGGATATTGGCTTTAACGCCGTGGAAGCCTGGTCTGAACAACAGGTTGCCGCACCGAAACAGCGCGAGCGTCAGCGCATCGTGATTGAAGGCGACGGCGAAGAACAGATCGCCGCATTTGCTGAAAATCTTCGCAAAGTCATTTAA
- a CDS encoding electron transfer flavoprotein subunit alpha/FixB family protein, translating into MNTFSQVWVFSDTPSRLPELMNGAQALANQINTFVLNDADGALAIQFGANHVWKLSGKPDDRMIEDYAGVMADTIRQHGADGLVLLPNTRRGKLLAAKLGYRLKAAVSNDASAVSVQDGKATVKHMVYGGLAIGEERIATPYAVLTISSGTFDAAQPDASRTGETHTVAWQAPAVAITRTATQARQSNSVDLDKARLVVSVGRGIGSKENIALAEQLCKAIGAELACSRPVAENEKWMEHERYVGISNLMLKPELYLAVGISGQIQHMVGANASQTIFAINKDKNAPIFQYADYGIVGDAVKILPALTAAFAR; encoded by the coding sequence ATGAACACGTTTTCTCAAGTCTGGGTATTCAGCGATACCCCTTCTCGTCTGCCGGAACTGATGAACGGTGCGCAGGCTTTAGCTAATCAAATCAACACATTTGTCCTCAATGATGCCGACGGCGCACTGGCAATCCAGTTTGGCGCTAATCATGTCTGGAAATTAAGCGGCAAACCGGACGATCGGATGATCGAAGATTACGCCGGTGTCATGGCTGACACTATTCGCCAGCACGGCGCAGACGGTCTGGTGCTGTTGCCGAATACCCGTCGCGGCAAATTACTGGCGGCAAAACTGGGTTATCGCCTTAAAGCGGCGGTGTCTAACGATGCCAGCGCCGTTAGCGTGCAGGACGGTAAAGCGACAGTGAAACACATGGTTTACGGCGGTCTGGCGATTGGCGAAGAACGCATTGCCACGCCGTATGCGGTACTGACCATCAGCAGCGGCACGTTTGATGCGGCTCAGCCAGACGCGTCACGTACTGGCGAAACACACACCGTGGCGTGGCAGGCTCCGGCGGTGGCGATTACCCGCACGGCAACGCAGGCGCGCCAGAGCAACAGCGTCGATCTGGATAAAGCCCGTCTGGTGGTCAGCGTCGGTCGCGGCATTGGCAGCAAAGAAAACATTGCGCTGGCAGAACAGCTTTGCAAGGCGATAGGTGCGGAGTTGGCCTGTTCTCGTCCGGTGGCGGAAAACGAAAAATGGATGGAGCACGAACGCTATGTCGGTATCTCCAACCTGATGCTGAAACCTGAACTGTACCTGGCGGTGGGGATCTCCGGGCAGATCCAGCACATGGTTGGCGCTAACGCATCGCAAACCATTTTCGCCATCAACAAAGATAAAAATGCGCCGATCTTCCAGTACGCGGATTACGGCATTGTTGGCGACGCCGTGAAGATCCTTCCGGCACTGACCGCAGCTTTTGCGCGTTGA
- the folA gene encoding type 3 dihydrofolate reductase, translating to MISLIAALAVDRVIGMENAMPWNLPADLAWFKRNTLNKPVIMGRHTWESIGRPLPGRKNIILSSQPGTDDRVTWVKSVDEAIAACGDVPEIMVIGGGRVYEQFLPKAQKLYLTHIDAEVEGDTHFPDYEPDDWESVFSEFHDADAQNSHSYCFEILERR from the coding sequence ATGATTAGTCTGATTGCGGCGTTAGCGGTAGATCGCGTTATCGGCATGGAAAACGCCATGCCGTGGAACCTGCCTGCCGATCTCGCCTGGTTTAAGCGCAACACCTTAAATAAACCCGTGATTATGGGCCGCCATACCTGGGAATCCATCGGTCGTCCGCTGCCAGGACGCAAAAATATTATCCTCAGCAGTCAACCGGGTACGGATGATCGCGTAACGTGGGTTAAATCGGTGGATGAAGCCATCGCGGCGTGTGGTGACGTACCAGAAATCATGGTGATTGGCGGTGGTCGCGTTTATGAGCAGTTCCTGCCCAAAGCGCAAAAACTGTATCTGACGCATATCGACGCAGAAGTGGAAGGCGACACCCATTTCCCGGATTACGAGCCGGATGACTGGGAATCGGTATTCAGCGAATTCCACGACGCTGATGCGCAGAACTCTCATAGCTATTGCTTTGAGATTCTGGAGCGGCGGTAA
- the kefF gene encoding glutathione-regulated potassium-efflux system oxidoreductase KefF, whose protein sequence is MILIIYAHPYPHHSHANKRMLEHARTLEGVEVRSLYQLYPDFNIDIAAEQEALSRADLIVWQHPMQWYSIPPLLKLWIDKVFSHGWAYGHGGTALHGKHLLWAVTTGGGESHFEIGAHPGFDVLSQPLQATAIYCGLNWLPPFAMHCTFICDDETLEGQARHYKQRLLEWQEAYHG, encoded by the coding sequence ATGATCCTCATAATTTATGCGCATCCGTATCCGCATCATTCTCATGCGAATAAACGGATGCTTGAACACGCAAGGACGCTGGAAGGCGTCGAAGTTCGCTCTCTTTATCAACTCTATCCTGACTTCAATATCGATATTGCTGCCGAGCAGGAGGCGTTGTCTCGCGCCGACCTGATCGTCTGGCAGCACCCGATGCAGTGGTACAGCATTCCACCGCTCCTCAAACTTTGGATCGATAAAGTTTTCTCGCACGGCTGGGCTTACGGTCACGGCGGCACGGCACTGCATGGTAAACATTTGCTGTGGGCGGTGACGACCGGCGGCGGGGAAAGTCATTTTGAGATTGGCGCGCATCCGGGCTTTGATGTGCTGTCGCAGCCGCTACAGGCGACGGCAATCTACTGCGGGCTGAACTGGCTGCCACCGTTTGCTATGCACTGCACCTTTATTTGTGACGACGAAACCCTCGAAGGGCAGGCGCGTCATTATAAGCAACGTCTGCTGGAATGGCAGGAGGCATATCATGGATAG
- a CDS encoding FAD-dependent oxidoreductase — protein MSEDIFDAIIVGAGLAGSVAALVLAREGAQVLVIERGNSAGAKNVTGGRLYAHSLEHIIPGFAESAPVERLITHEKLAFMTEKSAMTMDYCNGDETSPSQRSYSVLRSKFDAWLMEQAEEAGAQLITGIRVDNLVQRDGKVVGVEADGDVIEAKTVILADGVNSILAEKLGMAKRVKPTDVAVGVKELIELPKSVIEDRFQLQGNQGAACLFAGSPTDGLMGGGFLYTNENTLSLGLVCGLHHLHDAKKSVPQMLEDFKQHPAVAPLIAGGKLVEYSAHVVPEAGINMLPELVGDGVLIAGDAAGMCMNLGFTIRGMDLAIAAGEAAAKTVLSAMKSDDFSKQKLAEYRQYLESGPLRDMRMYQKLPAFLDNPRMFSGYPELAVGVARDLFTIDGSAPELMRKKILRHGKKVGFINLIKDGMKGVTVL, from the coding sequence ATGTCCGAAGATATCTTTGACGCCATCATCGTCGGTGCAGGGCTTGCCGGTTCGGTTGCCGCACTGGTGCTCGCCCGCGAAGGTGCGCAAGTGTTAGTTATCGAGCGTGGCAATTCCGCAGGTGCCAAGAACGTCACCGGCGGGCGTCTCTATGCCCACAGTCTGGAACACATTATTCCTGGTTTCGCCGAATCCGCCCCCGTAGAACGCCTGATCACCCATGAAAAACTCGCGTTTATGACGGAAAAGTCAGCGATGACTATGGACTACTGCAACGGTGACGAAACCTCACCATCACAGCGTTCTTACTCCGTTTTGCGCAGTAAATTTGATGCCTGGCTGATGGAGCAGGCCGAAGAAGCGGGTGCGCAGTTAATTACCGGGATTCGTGTCGATAACCTCGTACAGCGCGATGGCAAAGTCGTCGGTGTAGAAGCCGATGGCGATGTGATTGAAGCGAAAACGGTGATCCTTGCTGACGGAGTGAATTCCATCCTTGCCGAAAAGCTGGGGATGGCAAAACGCGTCAAACCGACGGATGTGGCGGTTGGCGTGAAGGAACTGATCGAGTTACCGAAGTCGGTTATCGAAGACCGTTTTCAGTTGCAGGGTAATCAGGGGGCGGCTTGCCTGTTTGCGGGATCACCTACTGATGGCCTGATGGGCGGCGGCTTTCTTTATACCAATGAAAACACTCTGTCGCTGGGGTTGGTTTGTGGTCTGCATCATCTGCATGACGCAAAAAAATCGGTGCCGCAAATGCTGGAAGATTTCAAACAGCATCCGGCCGTTGCACCGCTGATCGCAGGCGGCAAGCTGGTGGAATATTCCGCTCACGTAGTGCCGGAAGCCGGCATCAACATGTTGCCGGAGCTGGTCGGTGACGGCGTGTTGATTGCCGGTGATGCTGCCGGAATGTGTATGAACCTCGGTTTTACTATTCGCGGTATGGATCTGGCGATTGCCGCCGGGGAAGCTGCTGCAAAAACCGTGCTTTCAGCGATGAAAAGCGACGATTTCAGTAAGCAAAAACTAGCGGAATATCGTCAGTATCTGGAGAGTGGCCCACTGCGCGATATGCGCATGTACCAGAAACTACCGGCGTTCCTTGATAACCCACGCATGTTTAGCGGTTACCCGGAACTGGCGGTGGGCGTGGCGCGTGACCTGTTCACCATTGACGGCAGCGCGCCGGAACTGATGCGCAAGAAAATCCTCCGCCACGGCAAGAAAGTGGGCTTCATCAATCTGATCAAGGATGGCATGAAAGGAGTGACCGTTTTATGA
- the caiA gene encoding crotonobetainyl-CoA dehydrogenase, which yields MDFNLNDEQELFVAGIRELMASENWEAYFAECDRDSVYPERFVKALADMGIDSLLIPEEHGGLDAGFVTLAAVWMELGRLGAPTYVLYQLPGGFNTFLREGTQEQIDKIMAFRGTGKQMWNSAITEPGAGSDVGSLKTTYTRRNGKIYLNGSKCFITSSAYTPYIVVMARDGASPDKPVYTEWFVDMSKPGIKVTKLEKLGLRMDSCCEITFDDVELDEKDMFGREGNGFNRVKEEFDHERFLVALTNYGTAMCAFEDAARYANQRVQFGEAIGRFQLIQEKFAHMAIKLNSMKNMLYEAAWKADNGTITSGDAAMCKYFCANAAFEVVDSAMQVLGGVGIAGNHRISRFWRDLRVDRVSGGSDEMQILTLGRAVLKQYR from the coding sequence ATGGATTTTAATTTAAATGATGAGCAGGAACTGTTTGTCGCCGGTATCCGCGAACTGATGGCCAGCGAAAACTGGGAGGCCTATTTTGCCGAGTGCGACCGTGACAGCGTCTACCCGGAACGTTTTGTCAAAGCACTGGCAGATATGGGTATCGACAGCCTGCTTATCCCGGAAGAGCACGGCGGGCTGGACGCAGGTTTTGTCACCCTCGCCGCCGTGTGGATGGAATTGGGTCGTTTGGGAGCACCAACCTACGTGCTGTACCAGTTGCCGGGTGGATTCAACACCTTCCTGCGCGAAGGCACACAAGAGCAGATCGACAAGATTATGGCGTTTCGTGGTACTGGTAAGCAGATGTGGAACTCAGCGATTACCGAACCAGGGGCTGGCTCTGACGTGGGTAGCCTGAAAACGACTTATACCCGTAGAAATGGTAAGATTTATCTTAATGGTAGTAAGTGTTTTATTACCAGCAGCGCCTACACACCGTACATCGTGGTGATGGCGCGTGACGGGGCTTCTCCGGACAAACCTGTCTACACCGAATGGTTTGTTGATATGAGCAAACCGGGCATCAAAGTGACCAAACTTGAGAAGCTCGGTCTGCGTATGGATAGCTGCTGTGAAATCACCTTTGACGATGTGGAACTGGACGAGAAAGACATGTTCGGTCGGGAAGGTAACGGCTTTAACCGCGTCAAAGAAGAGTTCGATCATGAACGTTTCCTGGTAGCTCTCACCAACTATGGTACGGCGATGTGCGCCTTTGAAGATGCGGCGCGCTACGCCAACCAGCGCGTGCAGTTTGGCGAGGCTATTGGTCGTTTCCAGTTGATTCAGGAAAAATTCGCCCACATGGCGATCAAATTAAACTCCATGAAAAACATGCTGTATGAAGCAGCGTGGAAAGCAGACAACGGCACCATCACCTCTGGCGATGCAGCGATGTGCAAATACTTCTGCGCCAATGCGGCATTTGAAGTGGTGGATAGCGCAATGCAGGTGCTGGGCGGTGTTGGGATTGCGGGCAACCACCGCATCAGCCGCTTCTGGCGTGACCTGCGTGTAGACCGCGTTTCCGGGGGATCTGACGAAATGCAGATCCTGACGCTGGGTCGTGCGGTGCTGAAGCAATACCGTTAA
- the kefC gene encoding glutathione-regulated potassium-efflux system protein KefC translates to MDSHTLIQALIYLGSAALIVPIAVRLGLGSVLGYLIAGCIIGPWGLRLVTDAESILHFAEIGVVLMLFIIGLELDPQRLWKLRAAVFGGGALQMVICGGLLGLFCMFLGLRWQVAELIGMTLALSSTAIAMQAMNERNLMVTQMGRSAFAVLLFQDIAAIPLVAMIPLLAASSASTTMGAFALSALKVAGALVLVVLLGRYVTRPALRFVARSGLREVFSAVALFLVFGFGLLLEEVGLSMAMGAFLAGVLLASSEYRHALESDIEPFKGLLLGLFFIGVGMSIDFGTLLENPLRIVILLLGFLIIKIAMLWLIARPLQVPNKQRRWFAVLLGQGSEFAFVVFGAAQMANVLEPEWAKSLTLAVALSMAATPILLVILNRLEQSSTEQAREADEIDEEQPRVIIAGFGRYGQITGRLLLSSGVKMVVLDHDPDHIETLRKFGMKVFYGDATRMDLLESAGAAKAEVLINAIDDPQTNLQLTEMVKEHFPHLQIIARARDVDHYIRLRQAGVEKPERETFEGALKTGRLALESLGLGPYEARERADVFRRFNIQMVEEMAVVENDTKARAAVYKRTSAMLSEIITEDREHLSLIQRHGWQGTEEGKHTGNMADEPETKPSS, encoded by the coding sequence ATGGATAGCCATACGCTGATTCAGGCGCTGATTTATCTCGGTTCGGCGGCGCTGATTGTACCTATTGCGGTGCGTCTTGGGCTTGGCTCGGTTCTTGGCTACCTGATCGCGGGCTGCATTATTGGCCCGTGGGGGCTGCGACTGGTGACCGATGCCGAATCTATCCTCCACTTTGCCGAGATTGGCGTGGTGCTGATGCTGTTTATCATCGGCCTCGAACTCGATCCACAAAGGCTGTGGAAGTTGCGTGCGGCAGTGTTTGGTGGTGGTGCGCTGCAGATGGTGATTTGCGGTGGCCTGCTGGGGCTGTTCTGCATGTTCCTTGGTCTGCGCTGGCAGGTAGCGGAACTGATCGGCATGACACTGGCGCTCTCATCAACGGCAATTGCCATGCAGGCGATGAATGAACGCAACCTGATGGTGACACAAATGGGCCGTAGCGCCTTTGCGGTGCTGCTGTTCCAGGATATCGCCGCGATCCCGCTGGTAGCGATGATCCCGCTACTGGCGGCGAGCAGTGCCTCGACGACGATGGGCGCATTTGCTCTCTCGGCGTTAAAAGTGGCGGGTGCACTGGTGCTGGTGGTACTGCTGGGGCGCTATGTCACGCGTCCGGCGCTGCGTTTTGTTGCCCGCTCTGGCTTGCGGGAAGTGTTTAGTGCCGTGGCGTTATTCCTCGTGTTTGGCTTTGGTTTGCTGCTGGAAGAGGTCGGCTTGTCGATGGCGATGGGGGCGTTTCTGGCGGGCGTACTGCTGGCAAGCTCGGAATACCGTCATGCGCTGGAGAGCGATATCGAGCCATTTAAAGGTTTGCTGTTGGGGCTGTTTTTCATCGGTGTTGGCATGTCGATAGACTTTGGCACGCTGCTTGAAAATCCGTTGCGCATTGTCATTTTGCTGCTCGGTTTCCTCATCATCAAAATCGCTATGCTGTGGCTGATTGCCCGACCGTTGCAGGTGCCGAATAAACAGCGTCGCTGGTTTGCGGTGCTGTTAGGGCAGGGCAGTGAGTTTGCCTTTGTGGTATTTGGCGCGGCGCAAATGGCGAATGTGCTGGAGCCGGAGTGGGCGAAGTCGCTGACCCTGGCGGTGGCGCTGTCGATGGCGGCAACGCCGATTCTGCTGGTGATCCTCAATCGCCTTGAGCAATCTTCTACCGAACAAGCGCGTGAAGCCGATGAGATTGATGAAGAACAGCCGCGGGTGATCATTGCTGGATTCGGTCGTTATGGACAGATTACCGGACGTTTACTGCTCTCCAGCGGGGTGAAAATGGTGGTACTCGATCACGATCCGGACCATATCGAAACGCTGCGAAAATTCGGCATGAAAGTGTTTTACGGCGATGCCACGCGGATGGATTTACTGGAATCTGCGGGAGCGGCGAAAGCGGAAGTGCTGATTAACGCCATCGACGATCCGCAAACCAACCTGCAACTGACGGAGATGGTGAAAGAACATTTCCCGCATTTGCAGATTATTGCCCGCGCCCGCGATGTTGACCACTACATTCGTTTGCGTCAGGCAGGCGTTGAAAAGCCAGAGCGTGAAACCTTTGAAGGGGCACTGAAAACCGGGCGTCTGGCGCTGGAAAGTTTAGGTCTGGGGCCGTATGAAGCGCGGGAGCGTGCAGATGTATTCCGCCGTTTTAATATTCAGATGGTGGAAGAGATGGCAGTAGTTGAGAACGACACCAAAGCCCGCGCAGCGGTCTATAAACGCACCAGTGCGATGTTAAGTGAGATCATTACCGAAGACCGCGAACATCTGTCATTAATTCAACGACATGGCTGGCAGGGCACCGAAGAAGGTAAACATACCGGCAACATGGCGGATGAACCGGAAACGAAACCCTCATCCTAA
- a CDS encoding MFS transporter: MQPSRNFDDLKFSSIHRRILLWGSGGPFLDGYVLVMIGVALEQLTPALKLDADWIGLLGAGTLAGLFVGTSLFGYISDKVGRRKMFLIDIIAIGVISVATMFVSSPIELLVMRVLIGIVIGADYPIATSMITEFSSTRQRAFSISFIAAMWYVGATCADLVGYWLYDVEGGWRWMLGSAAIPCLLILIGRFELPESPRWLLRKGRVKECEEMMIKLFGEPVAFDEEPPQQARFRDLFNRRHFPFVLFVAAIWTCQVIPMFAIYTFGPQIVGLLGLGVGKNAALGNVVISLFFMLGCIPPMLWLNTAGRRPLLIGSFAMMTLALAVLGLIPDMGIWLVVMAFAVYAFFSGGPGNLQWLYPNELFPTDIRASAVGVIMSLSRIGTIVSTWALPIFINNYGISNTMLMGAGISLFGLLISIAFAPETRGMSLAQTSNMTIRRQRMG, from the coding sequence ATGCAACCGTCCAGAAACTTTGACGATCTCAAATTCTCCTCAATTCACCGCCGCATTTTGCTGTGGGGAAGCGGTGGCCCGTTTCTGGATGGTTATGTACTGGTAATGATTGGCGTGGCGCTGGAGCAACTGACTCCTGCGCTGAAGCTGGACGCAGACTGGATTGGCTTGCTGGGGGCGGGAACGCTCGCCGGGCTGTTTGTCGGTACATCGCTGTTTGGCTATATCTCCGATAAGGTCGGACGGCGCAAAATGTTCCTCATTGATATCATCGCCATCGGTGTGATATCGGTAGCAACGATGTTTGTCTCATCCCCCATCGAACTACTGGTGATGCGGGTACTCATCGGCATTGTCATCGGTGCGGATTATCCCATCGCGACTTCGATGATCACCGAGTTCTCCAGCACCCGTCAGCGGGCGTTTTCCATCAGCTTTATCGCCGCTATGTGGTATGTCGGCGCGACCTGTGCCGATCTGGTCGGCTACTGGCTTTATGATGTGGAAGGCGGCTGGCGCTGGATGCTGGGTAGCGCGGCGATCCCCTGTTTGTTGATTTTGATTGGTCGATTCGAACTGCCAGAATCTCCCCGCTGGTTATTACGCAAGGGGCGAGTGAAAGAGTGCGAAGAGATGATGATCAAACTGTTTGGTGAGCCGGTGGCTTTCGACGAAGAGCCGCCGCAGCAAGCCCGTTTTCGCGATCTGTTTAATCGCCGCCATTTTCCTTTTGTTCTGTTTGTTGCCGCCATCTGGACCTGCCAGGTGATCCCGATGTTCGCTATTTACACCTTTGGCCCGCAAATTGTTGGTTTGTTGGGATTGGGGGTTGGCAAAAACGCGGCGCTGGGGAACGTGGTGATTAGCCTGTTCTTTATGCTCGGCTGTATTCCGCCGATGCTGTGGCTAAACACTGCCGGACGGCGTCCGTTGTTGATTGGCAGCTTTGCCATGATGACGCTGGCGTTGGCGGTTTTGGGGCTGATCCCGGATATGGGGATCTGGCTGGTAGTGATGGCATTTGCGGTGTATGCCTTTTTCTCTGGTGGGCCGGGTAATTTGCAGTGGCTCTATCCTAATGAACTCTTCCCGACGGATATCCGCGCCTCTGCTGTGGGCGTTATTATGTCCTTAAGCCGTATTGGCACCATTGTTTCAACCTGGGCGCTGCCGATCTTTATCAATAATTACGGCATCAGTAACACGATGCTGATGGGAGCAGGTATCTCGCTGTTTGGTTTGTTGATTTCCATTGCGTTTGCGCCAGAGACACGGGGGATGTCGCTGGCCCAGACCAGCAATATGACGATTCGCAGGCAACGAATGGGGTAA
- the fixX gene encoding ferredoxin-like protein FixX: MTSPVNVDVKLGVNKFNVDEEHPHIVVKADADKQALELLVKACPAGLYKKQDDGSVRFDYAGCLECGTCRILGLVSALEQWEYPRGTFGVEFRYG; this comes from the coding sequence ATGACTTCTCCCGTAAATGTGGACGTCAAACTGGGCGTCAATAAATTCAATGTCGATGAAGAGCATCCGCACATTGTTGTAAAGGCCGACGCGGATAAACAGGCGCTGGAGCTGCTGGTGAAAGCGTGCCCCGCAGGTCTGTATAAGAAGCAGGATGATGGCAGTGTGCGCTTCGATTACGCCGGATGTCTGGAGTGCGGCACCTGTCGCATTCTGGGGCTGGTGTCGGCGTTGGAACAGTGGGAATACCCGCGCGGCACCTTTGGTGTGGAGTTTCGTTACGGTTGA